The window agatgtatttccggtccatatgtcatggcccattgtgatgtgtattggcccattgttgcggcccattgtgatataattcCGGCCATAcggcgaggcccaatgtgttgtatatgtagcccatgagtgaggcccatcataaagtGTATTAGgcacttgagagaggcccatggtgatgtatattgggccattatgTGGGGctttgggcccactatatgtttggctctatgtgtgcCACTCCTTAgtagcaatgctggttaaatgtccactttaatgggcaatgatggtttaatgtcctcattgtgaccttcccttaagccatTTGTTagaccgaggccgattgtcgaggccaattctgattgacgagaccgattccgattgtcgagcccgattctgattatcgaggccaattccaattgtcgaggccaatttcgattgtcgacgTCGATTATTGGtgtcggttgttgataccgattatgagtatgtgacaacatagcatcatgtacatgcctatacgcatcatctgcatatttattataagatgtggttgaccattacatatgtcattgggcaggttgttatgagactctctgataggtggagattgtctcaaatgagcgcacggtatgcgcaggactaatgtatgactggattgtatgactcatgcatcttacattgtgtgttttgattactatatgccctagtgacattaggctTGTAGTCTCCATAGGCATGATGTGAATGGCTAGATGGGAcgccgaaaatatttggttcgagcatctgggcactttgaatgtccgtgggtgaaagtccctaaacctccgaggccaggagactccccaacgtcgagaccgagtggatacatgagcgctcgagtgtcgaatacaaggaggtcgcgtctcccactatgtcgtggtcggttgggagggggtgtgaccttacccgcccgagagtagggggtatatctaggctgagtttgaccagcccgtgaataagtccgctatcgaggtgccgggtagatattggccgactactggtcaagcggatagtgaggtctcttccacttgcatgtcGCACGTCAGTGGGCAGCGatttgcatgtaaagtgtactagaccccggtgataatcccatagatgaacagtattgatatgtggacttattgggcggGAGTTGCATAGTCATTcacttattcattcactatccactcgggctggtggtgcataactatttgttacgtgtgccttcgcaatggtcaagatttcggttggggcgcacgactaacctgagataaggagtttaccacattcagtttgactatccaaatttaggtatgagactagtttggatagaagtcctttgtgatggaccccttagcctgtgatactacgtactattatcccgacttcacactctagcatggtcattccattcgcattgcatattgcattacatccgcggcatatggcattttgggtcactgtgtttCTGCATCTATATGGTCTAGaaacggctgacggtattcgtgaactcatcagaaatTATATATTACACTacatcctcggcatttgatatttgactctttatgactccttatttgcatggctaatttgtattgcatactctgatattgtttgactcatggacttgttagtatttccgcttactcagatatcatatgattcatgatcttaccggcatttctgacattgtataattatgacgttgtatttatgtgcttggcacttatcttccacacacacttttaccaccctttaagctttctataagcttatgcacgataaatgcgtgtaggtgacgttggtcgcaatggcgttgagcttggagcgtacagctgTCTTccagagctttgattttattttgacatatgtattttccttttcagcattgtattcaaagtttatattagtggatatgtgatgatgatattgcttttgtgatttaggtaaacttgtggttatgcttcttacaagataaatgtatgttgaaaaatttcccttgtaggatcccaggatcgggacCTGGCATataggcgctaggagccgagaatggggtactacagaggttgtcggcaccggattcggcgattgggattcctgtgaatccgatttccaggtttggggcgtgacaccataaATTTCATCTATATTAGAATGGTAGAAACAGGATGAGGACAGAGATGGCCCTGTAACCCTTCACATAACACAAAGTAGATACAAGATGCTGCTGACTTTTTCTTGAACTCTAGGAACATAAAACAACGATGTGTCCAGGAAAGGCCGAGCCCATGTCTCATGCGTTAATGGTTCAGAAAGACCATTTAAAGGGTGGTTAGGAATTCATTTGTGAAAAAACTGTTCCATTGAATGAAAGCACTCTGCGATATAATGGGCTTCAAAACCACCATCAGGAGAATGAAACCCCTGTTTCGATACCCCATTTCACATAACCCTTTTTGGTATAATATGCATGCCAATAATGTCCAGTGAGAACGAGAGGGGCCCGACACGGGTGTGTCCTTCACCATAGAAAGCCAGATCTACCACTAAACCCTAAAAAAGGAGAAATTGGGGAAGACAACATTGACTCAAAGAAATTACATGCTGCACATACCTGTCATTACCAACCCAGGAGCAATCTGTAGTGACCTTACCTTCTCCACTACAAATACATAGCTACAAGGAAGAGACGATATCATCTCTATATAGGCGATGATGGATCGCTTATAGAAGACGCGACCGGATGCTGGTCGTCTTCTTCAGGTACGACTTGCTGCGACGGAGAGAAATGAAAAGACACCATTTTCAAATCGCCTCTAAATCCCTTGCTAGATTTGGTGGATGGGCTCGAGGAAAAAGATGGACGCCTGGGTTATTCCTTCTTTGGACGTACGAGTCCGTCTAAAACCCATGAGATATGGCGGTTTGCCTTAAAACTGCGTGCCCAAACGCGCGCATGGGATCGAGCGGTGGGATTACGTGATCCCATCCATTCAAAACCCATCTAATCCGttcgtccaaacgggcccttaggggcatttggcgcatggtattcgatgggattaagtgggatggaatcgCATTTGGTCCCGTCCAAATTGGTCGGACATTTGAAGAGGATGGGAAATGTTGGGATTAAGTGGGgcggaattgcatttgatcccatttGGGATTTCCATGGATTTAGAATCCACTacacacgtgggccccacattgatgcatgtgtttatccatgctatcATATACAACCTTTACATGTGACAATCTGGTTATATATGTTTACAAGTGATTGACATTCGCTATGaatctggttatatatgtgtagcaagaattttatcccaaacataggATTGGATGggcaaaataccatggtattttcagacatgcaatcattgtgcaataatggtgttaatcccatctaatacaattcaataccatttaatcccatggaCCGAACACCCTATGTGCaagatgtgtggggcctaccatgatgtccgTTCGGCGTCCACTCTAACTATCAacttttccggatcattttaggatgtgggcCCAGACatgaagctaatccaaaactcaaattggCCATTGCACAGGAAGctatgaggattgaacatccaccattaaaaccctatTGGCCCCAACAAAAGTTTGGgagcaggctgatatttatgttttcccttcatcctagtgagaATCACCTTACATATGGTTCATATTAGAAAATAAAAGAGGCCATGGCCCCACAAAGGTTTCAGCGGTGGACGTTTCCCTCCCCACTGTTTAAAATAATGTattcacttagggcctgtttggccgggcacattggatgggattggatggtattatagTGGATTacacggatttcaaggtaatgataattgcgtcagtggattggtgcaagatctatgggattgctatatcgggtccgtttggcacgcccggccaatcccgagattaaaccttccaatccctttcaatccctcgaaccaaacacgtcccaagcaattttgaaggtattagggtggattggatgggatttaaaggtaatgatggtgatgtcagtggattgtcttaagatccatgggattactatatcccgggatcaggatcccatatctgtttggcacgcctggccaatcccaggatctatcttccaatcccttctaatcccttccaatcccatccaatctgcccagccaaacaggcccttaggtcgttgatttgactcatttttgttctccatcctaacatgagctggggAATTAATAAACGAAGTGAATTTCATGCAGGCATTACAATGGACCCCCAACAGAACTTTGGATCATATAGGGCCCATCACGATTTGTGTattacatccaatccgtccattattaTTATTGCCTTGATTTTTTCCTTTAAcccaaaaatcaggaaaatctgaAAATTAGGTACCCCACAACACCAATTTAGACAATTTTATTTTGTAGTGTATGTGTCATGACTATTCCTTTTAGTGtagcccatggcccacctaacTAATATAAtgggttgatttttattttagccaATAATCTTGGTCATGTGACCCATAAAACTAGATTGGATGGCGATACAATCGACGGTGGGCttcaacaaataataataattttttaattagaggtgggcaggatCCGACTCGACTAAATTGGTCAGATCCAACTCGACCTGAACCGAAAGCCAGGGTTGGgttggatcgagtagacccactcggaTTTGAAGCCTaaccgagttgagttcgggtcaTGTAGCAACTCGATCTAATCCGATCCGGAATCGGGTACTATAAAgtcaattttttttcctttttttcttttaaccttTACCACTCAtctaccctaaccctaatcctaccCGAGCCGACGCCACACCAAACTCGATCGGAATCCAGGCCAGTCAGCAGTCCAACACCCTATCTTTACCGGTCATCctcatccatccatcaggtaggttatttttatatgttttttattttttattttttattcgaGCTCGGGACCTCGAGTGTATCCGTGTAGGCCACCGGTGGCCCGCCCTGGCTCGGGACCTCGAGTGCAGTCGTGTAGGCCGCTAGTGGCCCGCCCTAGATCGGgatggacacggattagctactaaaCACGAATTGTACCCAACTCAATCCGAATTGTGCCCAACTTGATCCAAATCGGTTCGAGTTAGGCCAGCTAAGAATTGGTTCGGATTAAGTCAGCCCTACTAGACTCCGTCCCAAGTCGGATCAAGTTCAGGTCATGTAGTTggcaaaaccggatcgagttgagttggacctaactcggtccgactcgactcgatgcccatctCTATTTTTAATGATGATTGCCTCCTTCCTACCTAttgcttgtggtgtggcccacctcatcatTAGAATGACATTTTTTTGGGGAGTCCAATAGGCTTGATCAGGGGCATAATTTGattggtttggatgtcatatatggTCCTTGGTACACTTACAAATATTTtgaataggggtgtcaatgggccggtctTAGGCTTGCAAAGAATTTTGAGTAGGATTGGCCCCGACAGACCCGCCCGAAACAGCAAAATCCGGGTCAGGGGGGACCTACCCCaggcctggcccgttgacagccctatttTAGAATCTCTTTTGGAGTTATGTGATACTCAAGCTGCATATGATGACtattacatatatattaaaatattgtaTACGTGACGTGTTCTAATCGGTGAAACAATCCTACTATTTGATCGGTGAAACCCACTGTCACCACTGTTGTCAGGTCACATTCTCAAAATCATATTGGTGAAACAATCCTATCCTTTAATTCATGGATACTTATTCGtgaaaataggaccattggatatttttcatttgttACCATCCAATAATTATCTACGAATCACATGGGTAattaaataagcttaattttggttattatatatataaccaCCTTGTAAATGAACTTTTCACCTAATCACAATATATATGTCATTGTCTTATTtgttaaattataaaaattagataTTCTTACTATTTAACCATTCAATAAGCAATAACATTGACCATCACACTCTTCCAATGTTAGGTTAGTATGTTGGATCAAGACATTGCTAGCGTGGATTGCTTTGTCTCAAAAGTCTTTGACGTTTTGGAATGAGGaagcaaatatgaaatttaataaattagttgCAACAACTCACAATGGATTTATCATTGATTTTTGAGTGTAAGGGTAACTATATGGTAAAAGAGCCATAACAACATCAGCCAGATTTGACAAGCACTTGATTCATTTTGCAATTATTAATGGTTTGATGAAGAAGAGAATTTGAATCTCATGGAGCTATGATGCAAAGATTGGATACCCTCTATAACATAATAGACGGACATACTGAAAGAGAATCAAAATCGAAGGATGCCATGTGAAAGGCTTCCAATTACCTTATGAGATGACTAAATTTagtcatttaaaaataaataaataaattcagttTAGGCTTTAACATATATGATTGAAGATGAATATttcattataaattttttctaaaTGCATTTTTTAAAACTTATTTTGTATGTTGACCATTAAAGACTCATGTTTAAACTTTTTTAATTACTATTAATGTAATGATAGTTTATGGTTAATTATTTACATTCAATACTTTTCTTTATAAAGGGCATTTGAATCCATGAGCTTACTTTTGTTGCCTATCTAATATTTGGTTTAATGTAAGGATCGACTTCGACTCTAAGCTTTATTGAGACAGGCCCACCCTAATGATTCATTTTAAATGAagctattatatatattatttaaaatttttagaagtaTTTTCTGCTCTAAATTGTATCTGCTGTGTATACTTCTTATAGGTTGTAAACACTTTTTAAATTATTCAAATACATTTAAGTGTTTAAAGTGTTTAACTGCAACATTTTGCAACTTAAAGCCAAATAAGACATACCATAAACACTTTACACTCTAAAAGATTTTTTACAGGTTGTAAATGCTTGATAGGTTATCCAAATACAAATAAAATTTTGAAGTATGTAACCGTAACATTTTACAACTTAAAGCTAAATAGGAAaaattgtaaacactttacacttttttttttcttttttcttttttttattttttttattttttaaggtatAAAATGTTTACAACTTCAAACTTTTACATGTATCCAAACAACTCAGAAATCTGGCTGGCGCACCAGTTTGGACTCGACTAAATTGGTCTGCATGAACGGCTAGGATCACCAAAAGGTAGGCTCACATCGTAGTTTACCGGCTAAGAAAAAGAATGCTTAGATAAGAGTCTACATGGACCCCATGTAGAACATATGGGTATatagaaatcggattgtgtacttaGTACACTTTTaccgtgctgagtaaactctattgggcccattgtgaacaCGTGGtttgtccatgccatccatccgtttttccaattcattttatcagttgagcccaaaattgaactacatccaaagctcaagtggaccacaccacatgagactgtgagaataatgatttccaccattgaaacattcgtagggcccacgataatgtttatttgtcatccaaccttctcatGAGATCACAAATATATAGAAAAAGGTAAAAGACAAATATAAATCTTTTGCGGCCTCATGATTTTTCAacgatagatgttcaattcacattttttcttttgatgtgtgtccacttgaatattggatatgcttcattttttggctcaagccctaaaattatttgataaaatggtTGGACATAGTGGATAATCTATATAAATCACGGCAGCCCCCATAGATTTTACTCATATTGAGTTTCTCAGTATGTAATCCATGTCCATATGGATCCAACCTTGCAGTGTTTAAGGTAGTTCAACTTGACCGAACCAAATCCTTCAACAGGCGGCCAAGCGAGAAGTAAGGAAGAAAATAGAGCTGCGCACAAGACGAGTCAACTCGTCCGACCTGACTCGGGCCATGTCGAGTGTGTGTGTCGATCTAAATAGAGTAGACTACGCTAAATccaaactcaaatcgagtcaagtCCGGGTCACCCTGTAACCCAACTCAACTCAACCTAAAATTTGACTTGGTACTGACTTGACTCTATTCgaaacccaactcgactcgagtttgggtagtgtgtgtgtataacctaaatctaatctAACCTACCCTCCACACCCGCCCGACCTCGCTCCCTCCCTCATCTTTCTCCTCTCAACAAGGTAGCTCGGCCGCACGTCTCTACTAAGCAGCTTGTCTGTACCTACCTGGCCCAACCGCTCGTCATCGACTCTCAACAACCACTTACCTATCCAAATCAACTAATTAAGGTAATTTTGTGTTCATGAATATTTATATAATTCTATTTAATGATTTTCATCTATTCttatgaaatacatcatggtagagtaTTCTAATTTGGGAGTTTTGTGAAATTGAAGTTGGTTAGGATTGAATGAACAAATTAGAATGGGTTAGATGCTTGTATTTGGTTTGGGCTGGCTATGATGTGTTTGGATTGACTCGGGTTGAGCCATTtctaaaaccaaaacataaacctaaacctaaactctaagggcccgtttggcctagtggattggaagggattgaatgatattagggtggatggcatggatttcaaggtaatgatggtgttgtcggtggattgtcttaagatccaagggattgctatatcccgagatTACTataccgagtctgtttggcacgcccggccaatccccgGATTAAACCTTcctatcccttccaatccctcaaaccaaatacgtcccaggcaaatttgaaaagattagggtggattggatgggatttaaaggtaatgatggtgttgtctaTGAATtgccttaagatccatgggattgctatatcttgggataagatcgcTCAGTTGTTTGGTGCGCTCGGCCAATCTCAGGATTTAACTtgcaatcccttccaataccatccaatcccttccaatccgcccggccaaatgggccctaaaggtcGTCATGAAAAAAAGACGTCAAGTCAACCCGGTTCGGTGCTGACTCAAACTGACCCGGTCCGTGACCAGGTTGGACTCGGTCTAGGTTAGTCCAGGGCAGAcctggactcggatcgggtcaggcacGCCGGAGTCGGTACCAAGTCAGGGCGAGTTCAGGACAAATCTATTTCGAGTGGGCCCTAACTCGGTCTAACTGGACTCGATGCCAACTCCAGAAGAAAAGCACAGAGCAACAGTTCGCATTCAATGGgaaaaagtagtggataggatCTTTCTACCTGAAGATTTTCATACAGTGGGCCATCCGCAGGGAGTTCCATTGATAAATATAGGTGAGATTTTGATAATACCACTATATTTTGATGTTATTGCCTTAAATGTCACGAGATCTCAAAGTCTCCACACTCTTAAATTTTCCATTATAAAAATCGCGTAATTACCACAATATTAACTGAAATTTTTTCTAATCTAAATTAACATTCCATAATatgtttatttaaattttttaaatagtTTATTAATTAATagcattaatttttaatttatatttttcatcAAGATTTTTCTATAATATCCTCAGAAAAACCTCAAGAACTGAAAATCTATTGAGAAATTTCCGAACTGAGAAATTACCGTGGGACCTATCCAACGAATGATTTAGATCATCGAGTAATGAGTAGCTGCCCAAAGTACTGAACAAATCTTCGGCCCGAGCCTTGTCCACGACccaagagaagaaggaagaagagattctCAGGTAGAGAGGAGAAAGGGTTATTCCAGGCATTTTCAGCGAAATTAAGGGCATTTTGGTAAATTAAAGGACTTTTTGAATGACAAAACCGTTTCTTTTAAGAAGCCAATCCAAGCTTTTAACTAACCGTTGCAGCCCCCTCCATCGATGCATGCAACAAGAGAAAGAAGGCTCTGTCGGGCCAGATGAGTTTGCTCTGGCCGATGCTCTGAAGACATCGGCAGCGCTCAGATCTTTAAACCATGGAAATCAAATTCATGCCATCATTGTCAAGTCGGGATTCTGCCGATTCACGGTCTTGATGACTGCTTTGATGGACCTCAACCTCAAGTGCAGCAGCTTACCAGACGCTCGgagactgtttgatgaaatgtccgACAGAGATGTGGTTTCATGGACTTCGATGATTGTAGGCTACGTACAGCACCAACACTATGATGAATCTCTGGGTTTGTTTAAGAGCATGGTCGAAAGCGACACCAATCCAAATGGGTATTCGTTTTCCGGGGCATTGACTGCGTGTTCCCGTCTTCAAGCTTTAAGACAAGGCAAGCAGATCCATGCCCAAGTTGTAGTATCAGGTCTCTTGGTCCTTGAATCGATCCTGCAGAATAGTCTGCTTAGTATGTATGTAAAATGCCAGAGCCTCTATTGTGCACAGATGTTGTTTGATTTAATGTCTGTCAAAGGTATAATCGCATGGAACGAGATGATTTCAGGCTATATGCAATGCGGGCAGGGAGAGGAAGCTTTGGGGCTTTTGGCCTTGATGGTTTCCACAGGTATAAAACCAGATGACTTCTCATATGCTATCTGTACCAATGCTTGTGCTGCTTTGGCCTCACTGTCGCAAGGCTCTCAGATCCATGCATGCATTGTTAGGAATGGGTTCCAGTCGGATTTGGTAATAGGGAATGCTCTGGTTGACATGTATGCCAAGTGCGGTTGTGTGGATTCCGCCAAGCTAGTCTTCAATCTGATGCCTTTCAAGGATGCAGTTCTATGGACTGCTGCAATTTCAGCATTTGGTAGATGCGGCCACGTCGAGGAGGCTATTGTGATGTTTGAACAGATGCGCAAGCTGAGGGTAAAGCCTGATAAGATTACCTATCTGGCAATGCTCTCTGCTTGCAGTCATGGAGGGCTAGTTGACTCGGGCTGGCATTATTTCAGATCAATGACTGAAGGAGACTTGATTCCTGCTGAACCAGAGCATTACGCATGCATGGTTGATATTCTCTGCCGAAGAGGCTGCTTGGCTCAGgctcttgaattcatcaaacagATGCCGCTGAAACCCAACATTCGCATATGGAGTTCATTCCTTAATTCTAGTAAGATGCTTGGTgatgttcggctagccgaatttgccGCTGCCAAGCTTCTTGAATTGGATCCAGAAAATCACAGCAACTACGTGATCCTATCAAATATGTATGCTGCAGGGAATGACTGGAAAGAAACACTGAAAATCAGGGAGAAGATGAAGAGCGCTCACACCAAAAAAGAGCCTGGGTGCAGTTGGGTTGAGGTGAAAAATGGCATTCATGTCTTCCTTACAGCTGACCCATCTCATCCTGAGATGGGTGAGATTCTATGGACTCTGAATAGACTCAATACATGCTTGAAGGATGAAGAGCATTATAAATGATGCTTGAGCCAAAAAAGATATACTATGCAATTCAGGTCAATTTGCCCAATTGGGCACTCGGCAAGGCGATCCA is drawn from Magnolia sinica isolate HGM2019 chromosome 5, MsV1, whole genome shotgun sequence and contains these coding sequences:
- the LOC131245916 gene encoding pentatricopeptide repeat-containing protein At2g13600-like, which produces MTKPFLLRSQSKLLTNRCSPLHRCMQQEKEGSVGPDEFALADALKTSAALRSLNHGNQIHAIIVKSGFCRFTVLMTALMDLNLKCSSLPDARRLFDEMSDRDVVSWTSMIVGYVQHQHYDESLGLFKSMVESDTNPNGYSFSGALTACSRLQALRQGKQIHAQVVVSGLLVLESILQNSLLSMYVKCQSLYCAQMLFDLMSVKGIIAWNEMISGYMQCGQGEEALGLLALMVSTGIKPDDFSYAICTNACAALASLSQGSQIHACIVRNGFQSDLVIGNALVDMYAKCGCVDSAKLVFNLMPFKDAVLWTAAISAFGRCGHVEEAIVMFEQMRKLRVKPDKITYLAMLSACSHGGLVDSGWHYFRSMTEGDLIPAEPEHYACMVDILCRRGCLAQALEFIKQMPLKPNIRIWSSFLNSSKMLGDVRLAEFAAAKLLELDPENHSNYVILSNMYAAGNDWKETLKIREKMKSAHTKKEPGCSWVEVKNGIHVFLTADPSHPEMGEILWTLNRLNTCLKDEEHYK